From Synoicihabitans lomoniglobus, the proteins below share one genomic window:
- a CDS encoding PKD domain-containing protein, producing the protein MKTLSKRFRPWLTVRRLSRSAAWRPGRPVILAIIHVLCGLAATALEKPETTYPVFQFPRDQIPRIDGETIDWDLVPESYVITRDHMHNTVSRPPAAGDATLAVRVKVGWVAGLNRLYFLYEAEDDYWDFAGPGLRNDTFEIMVDGDASGGPLVGRGREDMWTTEKVGAAASRPEPRISADASHWAVGGVHAQNYHIFTPAVNKDWAMAWGAPTWTKSFPWANAAQSFSFAPGESGKLVLEFWITPFDYAGGEGPTRAVESDLRENKIIGLSWIVIDYDGETPRGFWVLAPQRTSFGQASELCAFQLMPMEPTLLPEIDARWSWQIADMARRVVAFHDESVGEITAWRWDFGDGTTSTERHPIHAYAKTGNYVVALEVTGPAGTARHAKVWDVQFRE; encoded by the coding sequence GTGAAGACACTGAGCAAACGCTTCCGCCCATGGTTGACCGTGCGCCGTCTGTCTCGCTCCGCCGCGTGGCGCCCGGGACGGCCGGTGATTCTCGCCATCATCCACGTCCTCTGCGGCCTCGCCGCCACCGCATTGGAAAAGCCCGAGACGACTTATCCGGTCTTCCAATTTCCCCGCGACCAGATCCCGCGCATCGACGGTGAGACGATCGATTGGGACCTCGTGCCGGAGTCCTACGTCATCACCCGCGATCACATGCACAACACGGTGTCGCGGCCACCCGCCGCCGGTGACGCCACGCTTGCCGTGCGCGTCAAGGTCGGCTGGGTCGCGGGCTTGAATCGGCTGTATTTTCTCTACGAAGCCGAGGACGACTATTGGGATTTCGCCGGCCCCGGCCTGCGCAACGACACCTTCGAAATCATGGTCGACGGCGACGCCTCCGGCGGGCCCTTGGTCGGTCGCGGTCGCGAGGACATGTGGACAACCGAAAAGGTTGGCGCCGCCGCCTCGCGGCCCGAACCGCGCATCAGCGCTGACGCTTCCCACTGGGCCGTCGGCGGCGTGCACGCTCAGAATTACCACATCTTCACGCCCGCCGTGAACAAGGATTGGGCGATGGCCTGGGGTGCCCCCACCTGGACGAAAAGCTTTCCGTGGGCCAACGCCGCGCAGTCCTTTTCGTTCGCGCCTGGCGAGTCCGGAAAGCTTGTATTGGAATTCTGGATCACCCCGTTCGACTACGCTGGAGGCGAAGGTCCGACCCGAGCGGTGGAATCCGATCTGCGCGAAAACAAAATCATTGGCCTGTCTTGGATCGTCATCGACTACGATGGCGAAACTCCCCGCGGATTCTGGGTGCTTGCGCCGCAACGCACGTCCTTCGGTCAGGCGTCTGAATTGTGCGCCTTTCAACTCATGCCCATGGAGCCCACCCTGCTCCCCGAAATCGACGCCCGCTGGTCCTGGCAGATCGCCGACATGGCACGCCGGGTGGTCGCATTTCACGATGAGTCCGTCGGCGAAATCACGGCCTGGCGGTGGGACTTCGGCGACGGCACCACATCCACGGAGCGACACCCGATCCACGCTTACGCCAAGACCGGCAACTACGTGGTTGCGCTCGAAGTCACCGGTCCTGCCGGCACCGCCCGTCACGCCAAAGTCTGGGACGTGCAGTTTCGCGAATAA
- a CDS encoding sulfatase: MNRFKIPLSPMLAISLLFTATSLAAQTEKPAPLNVLFISIDDLRTEVGSYGIARALTPHIDRLATQGVKFDRAYAQYPLCNPSRVSMLTGRYPRTSQLYGNRDWFNAWYPDWVSLPKYFKQHGYTTIRAGKIFHGDRIDDAAAWTIGGVPHHFTTPRPDHIVADRPITVAEEQERLATMRAGDIARAPGSDFWKAVDDPTELAELADTRNTDKAIAQLRTWQPGDAPFFIGLGLVKPHTPLIAPKRFFDLYNVDDLTLPVDFARRPQVPAGFPAGSIREINADLFIERDATDLESREVIRAYLACTSYVDWNVGRVLAALDEAGLRESTLIVLWSDHGYQLGEKGKWSKAGSLWEQGVHVPLIIQAPHAAGNGHSSPRVVALIDLYATMADVCDLPIPSEIEGRSLRPLLDNPTAPWPHVAYAVWSERNRGINGVVVRDERWRYAEFFGPGAGAFLTDSVNDPHELTNLVDDPRYADVVARLALLARTHVDGTTEPTPDAWPLVR, translated from the coding sequence ATGAATCGATTCAAAATTCCTCTCTCTCCGATGCTGGCGATCAGCCTGCTTTTCACCGCCACGTCACTCGCGGCTCAAACGGAAAAACCAGCGCCGCTGAACGTGCTGTTCATCTCGATCGACGACCTGCGCACGGAGGTCGGCAGCTACGGCATCGCCCGCGCGCTCACGCCCCACATCGACCGGCTCGCCACCCAAGGCGTGAAATTCGACCGCGCCTACGCGCAATACCCGTTGTGCAACCCTTCCCGCGTTTCGATGCTCACCGGCCGCTACCCGCGCACCAGCCAACTCTACGGCAACCGCGATTGGTTCAACGCCTGGTATCCCGACTGGGTCAGCCTGCCCAAATACTTCAAGCAACACGGCTACACCACCATTCGCGCCGGCAAGATCTTTCATGGCGACCGCATCGACGATGCCGCCGCGTGGACTATCGGCGGGGTGCCGCATCACTTCACCACTCCTCGCCCCGATCACATCGTCGCCGACCGCCCGATCACCGTGGCGGAAGAACAGGAACGTCTCGCCACCATGCGCGCCGGCGACATCGCCCGGGCCCCGGGCTCCGATTTCTGGAAAGCCGTCGACGATCCGACGGAACTCGCGGAACTCGCCGATACGCGCAACACCGACAAAGCCATTGCCCAATTGCGCACCTGGCAGCCGGGCGACGCCCCGTTCTTCATTGGTCTCGGTCTGGTCAAACCCCACACGCCACTCATCGCGCCCAAGCGTTTTTTCGATCTCTACAACGTCGACGACCTCACGCTCCCCGTCGATTTTGCCCGGCGGCCCCAAGTGCCCGCCGGCTTTCCCGCCGGTTCCATCCGCGAGATCAACGCCGATCTTTTCATCGAGCGCGACGCGACCGATCTCGAGTCCCGCGAAGTGATTCGTGCCTACCTCGCCTGCACGTCCTACGTGGATTGGAACGTCGGCCGCGTGCTCGCCGCGCTCGACGAAGCGGGCTTGCGCGAGTCGACCCTCATCGTGCTCTGGAGTGACCACGGCTACCAGCTCGGCGAGAAGGGCAAGTGGTCCAAGGCCGGCTCGCTCTGGGAACAAGGCGTGCATGTGCCGCTCATCATTCAAGCCCCCCACGCCGCCGGCAACGGCCACAGCTCACCCCGCGTCGTCGCGCTGATCGACCTTTATGCCACGATGGCGGATGTGTGCGACCTGCCCATCCCGTCCGAGATCGAAGGTCGCAGTCTGCGTCCATTGCTCGACAACCCCACCGCTCCGTGGCCGCACGTCGCCTACGCGGTGTGGAGCGAACGCAACCGCGGCATCAACGGCGTGGTCGTGCGCGACGAACGTTGGCGCTACGCCGAATTCTTCGGCCCGGGGGCCGGCGCTTTCCTGACCGATTCGGTCAACGACCCCCATGAATTAACCAACCTCGTCGACGATCCGCGCTATGCCGACGTCGTCGCCCGACTCGCTCTCCTCGCCCGCACGCACGTGGACGGCACCACCGAGCCCACGCCAGACGCCTGGCCCTTGGTGCGTTAA
- the galA gene encoding beta-galactosidase GalA: MSLARLFWRHVPVALFALIPLGTARERVAFDADWRFAFGHPSDPTRDFGHATGYFSYLAKTGFGDGPAAAAFDDRAWRELDLPHDWAVEAPFSPAGSHSHGYKAAGKGFPDRAIGWYRKAFRVPESDLGQRITIAFDGVFRDSRVWVNGFYLGQQPSGYTGFEYDLTDYLNYGGDNVIAVRADASMEEGWFYEGAGIYRHVWLRKTAPVHVVTHGTAVTTDLAAHHRSATINIATEVRHDGRAPVAVAVEQTITDPTGKVVARLVLDPINIAPGKTITFPAHMVINDPALWSTVSPHLHTVVTLVRDMEGVELDRYETTFGIRDIRFDPDHGFFLNGQRVQLKGVNLHQDHAGLGAALPDAMYDFRLRRLMAFGINAIRTGHRPPAPEFLDACDRLGLLVIDEHRLMGINPAQLDDLRALIRRDRNHPSVIIWSVGNEEWAIESNILGARITRTMQDFARRLDPSRRTTVAISGGWGGSSTTADVVGYNYINQSDPDQQHADFPHQPGIGTEETTTQSTRGIFFDDHDRGHLAPLERGDSGGNNEMGWQFYAARPWLAGLFYWTGFDYRGEPTPLGWPAVSSQYGLLDLCGFPKDSTYYVKSWWTDEPVLHLAPHWNWPGREGQPIEVIAYSNHDAVELFLNGNSLGRQTMPINSKLKWSVPYSPGRLEARGYRHDRHVQTAVVGTTGPVTALSLAADEPTTGPDGKRTVVFTIAAEDASGRAVPTADHALSFAVTGGTIIGVGNGDPGSHEPDRFIPTDTFLTINDWLGRIAPADTTAPADPATLAPMRSLGAWRATVPQNGEFYDLTGTFNLAALPADATYDLYLPSIGRTCTVWLNGAELARNVDTTSAGPMIALTRAQLAPGSNRIQLFVTAFDGDTRIPERDDLGLVRLRTPAPSPARYLFNGLAQVIVAADAPTGPVSLRASAAGLAPAELQIP, encoded by the coding sequence ATGTCCCTCGCCCGTCTTTTTTGGCGCCACGTTCCCGTGGCGTTGTTCGCTCTGATCCCTCTCGGCACCGCCCGGGAACGCGTCGCCTTTGACGCCGACTGGCGGTTCGCTTTCGGTCATCCGTCCGACCCGACTCGCGACTTCGGCCACGCCACCGGATACTTTTCCTATCTCGCCAAAACCGGCTTCGGCGACGGCCCCGCCGCCGCCGCGTTCGACGATCGCGCCTGGCGCGAACTCGATCTCCCACATGACTGGGCGGTCGAAGCACCGTTTTCTCCCGCCGGCAGTCACAGCCATGGTTACAAGGCCGCCGGCAAAGGCTTTCCCGACCGCGCCATCGGCTGGTATCGCAAGGCGTTTCGCGTGCCCGAGTCCGACTTGGGGCAGCGCATCACGATCGCATTTGACGGCGTGTTTCGCGACAGCCGCGTCTGGGTAAACGGGTTCTATCTCGGCCAACAACCCAGCGGCTACACCGGCTTCGAATACGATCTCACCGACTACTTGAACTACGGCGGCGACAACGTCATCGCCGTGCGCGCCGATGCCTCCATGGAGGAGGGTTGGTTCTACGAAGGTGCTGGCATTTATCGCCATGTGTGGCTCCGCAAAACCGCGCCGGTGCACGTCGTCACTCATGGCACAGCCGTGACCACCGATCTCGCCGCACATCATCGCTCGGCCACCATCAACATTGCCACCGAGGTTCGCCACGATGGTCGCGCCCCGGTCGCGGTTGCGGTGGAACAAACCATCACTGATCCGACCGGTAAAGTAGTGGCCCGGCTCGTGCTCGATCCCATCAACATCGCTCCCGGAAAAACGATCACGTTTCCCGCCCACATGGTGATCAACGATCCCGCGCTGTGGTCCACCGTTTCCCCGCACCTTCACACCGTCGTCACGCTCGTGCGCGACATGGAGGGCGTCGAACTCGACCGCTACGAAACCACGTTCGGCATTCGCGACATCCGCTTCGATCCCGACCATGGCTTTTTCCTCAACGGCCAACGCGTGCAACTCAAGGGCGTCAACCTCCACCAGGACCACGCCGGTCTCGGGGCCGCCCTGCCCGACGCCATGTATGACTTCCGCCTGCGTCGTCTCATGGCGTTTGGCATCAACGCCATTCGCACCGGCCACCGCCCACCCGCCCCCGAGTTCCTCGACGCCTGCGATCGCCTCGGCCTGCTCGTCATCGACGAACACCGCCTCATGGGCATCAACCCCGCCCAACTCGACGATCTGCGCGCCTTGATTCGCCGCGATCGCAACCACCCCAGCGTGATCATCTGGTCGGTGGGCAACGAGGAATGGGCCATCGAAAGCAACATCCTCGGTGCCCGCATCACGCGCACCATGCAGGACTTCGCCCGCCGCCTCGATCCTTCCCGTCGCACCACCGTGGCCATCTCCGGCGGCTGGGGTGGATCCTCGACCACCGCCGATGTCGTCGGCTACAACTACATCAACCAAAGCGACCCCGACCAACAACACGCCGACTTCCCCCACCAACCCGGCATCGGCACCGAAGAGACCACCACCCAAAGCACTCGCGGCATCTTCTTTGACGATCACGACCGCGGCCACCTCGCCCCGCTCGAACGCGGCGACTCCGGCGGCAACAACGAGATGGGCTGGCAATTCTACGCCGCCCGGCCATGGCTCGCCGGCCTCTTCTACTGGACCGGCTTCGACTACCGCGGCGAACCCACTCCCCTCGGCTGGCCCGCCGTCTCGTCCCAATACGGCCTGCTCGACCTCTGCGGTTTCCCGAAGGATAGCACCTACTACGTCAAATCCTGGTGGACTGATGAACCCGTCCTCCACCTCGCGCCCCACTGGAACTGGCCCGGACGCGAAGGCCAGCCGATTGAAGTGATCGCCTACTCCAACCACGATGCCGTGGAACTCTTCCTCAACGGCAACTCGCTCGGCCGCCAAACCATGCCGATCAACAGCAAACTCAAGTGGTCGGTTCCCTACTCCCCCGGTCGCCTCGAAGCCCGCGGCTACCGCCACGACCGCCACGTGCAAACCGCCGTCGTCGGAACCACCGGCCCCGTCACCGCCCTGTCTCTCGCCGCCGACGAACCCACCACCGGCCCCGACGGCAAACGCACCGTCGTCTTCACCATCGCCGCCGAGGATGCCTCCGGCCGCGCGGTTCCCACCGCCGACCACGCCCTCTCCTTCGCCGTCACCGGCGGCACCATCATCGGCGTGGGCAACGGCGACCCCGGCTCGCACGAACCCGACCGCTTCATCCCCACCGACACGTTTCTCACCATCAACGATTGGCTCGGTCGCATCGCTCCCGCCGACACCACCGCCCCCGCCGATCCCGCCACGCTCGCCCCCATGCGCTCCCTTGGTGCCTGGCGCGCCACCGTGCCTCAAAACGGCGAGTTCTACGACCTCACCGGCACCTTCAATCTCGCCGCCCTGCCCGCCGACGCCACCTACGACCTCTACCTCCCGTCCATCGGTCGCACCTGCACCGTCTGGCTCAATGGGGCCGAACTCGCCCGCAACGTCGACACCACCTCGGCCGGTCCGATGATCGCCCTGACCCGCGCCCAACTCGCCCCCGGCTCCAATCGTATCCAACTTTTCGTGACCGCCTTCGACGGCGACACCCGCATCCCCGAACGCGACGACCTCGGCCTCGTGCGCCTGCGCACCCCCGCCCCTTCCCCCGCGCGTTACCTCTTCAACGGACTCGCCCAAGTCATCGTCGCGGCCGATGCTCCCACCGGTCCCGTCTCCCTCCGTGCCTCCGCGGCCGGTCTCGCGCCCGCCGAACTCCAGATCCCCTGA
- a CDS encoding sialate O-acetylesterase: MLFRLLTLATLLALPLAAELRIASPFGDHMVLQRDQPVPVWGWADPGQTVTVTFAGQTRTTKTDATGAWRTTLAPLSTNATPRTFNVTATHPKSKTQSQKFTDVLVGEVWLCGGQSNMERQLGPRGGQKPLIGWEAEVATADRPLLRQLYVTQTRAPEPQATVDATWSVCTPATAPNFTAVGYYFGRDLQAALGANVPVGIIHSSWGGTPAEAWTSLEGLADFPEFSDAIAVLDASNETEAKRRYLEKTDAWLAAHDPGENADTPWSSTDAATTNWPTMELPALWEDRGHDGFDGLGWFTRSFDLPPNWSGRDLVLRLGRVDDVDTTWVNGQKLGTTTGYMTLRRYEIPAALLKPSGNVVTVRIIDTGGGGGIWDPATALDLAPSDGSAPAINLSGSWHYQLVADLQTTPRPPMDVSNSASSPIGLYNGMIAPLVPYAIRGVTFYQGEANAGRSTQYRTLLPALIADWRTQWSQPELPFLFVQIAPFEGQPPEIREAQLLAWQATENTAMIVTTDVGDATDIHPAHKEPVGARLALAARALAYDEDLVYSGPVYDSMSIDGHAAAVRFKHAANGLVAPGGELQGFTIAGEDGVFHPATAKIVGHTVVVTAATVPAPTAVRYAWTNVATGNLFNTAGLPASPFRTDHP; this comes from the coding sequence ATGCTCTTCCGCCTGCTTACTCTCGCCACCCTACTCGCCCTGCCGCTGGCCGCCGAGCTGAGGATCGCTTCACCCTTCGGCGATCACATGGTCCTGCAACGCGACCAACCCGTGCCTGTCTGGGGCTGGGCCGATCCCGGACAAACCGTCACGGTGACTTTCGCCGGCCAAACCCGCACGACGAAAACGGACGCCACCGGCGCATGGCGCACCACGCTCGCTCCTCTTTCCACCAACGCCACCCCTCGCACCTTCAACGTAACCGCCACCCATCCAAAATCGAAAACCCAAAGCCAAAAATTCACCGACGTGCTCGTCGGCGAGGTCTGGCTCTGCGGTGGCCAGTCCAACATGGAACGTCAACTCGGCCCTCGCGGTGGCCAGAAACCCCTCATCGGCTGGGAAGCCGAAGTCGCGACGGCCGATCGTCCCCTGCTGCGACAGCTCTATGTCACCCAAACCCGCGCCCCCGAACCTCAGGCGACCGTCGATGCCACCTGGTCGGTCTGCACTCCCGCCACCGCGCCCAACTTCACCGCCGTCGGCTACTATTTCGGCCGCGATCTGCAAGCCGCCCTCGGCGCCAACGTGCCCGTCGGCATCATTCATAGTTCTTGGGGCGGCACCCCCGCCGAGGCCTGGACCAGCCTCGAAGGCCTCGCCGATTTTCCGGAATTTTCCGACGCCATCGCCGTGCTCGACGCCAGCAACGAGACCGAGGCCAAGCGTCGTTATCTGGAAAAAACCGACGCGTGGCTGGCCGCTCACGATCCCGGTGAGAACGCCGACACCCCATGGTCCAGCACCGACGCCGCCACGACGAATTGGCCGACCATGGAGTTGCCCGCGTTGTGGGAAGACCGCGGTCACGACGGCTTCGACGGGCTCGGATGGTTCACCCGGTCATTCGATCTGCCTCCGAACTGGTCGGGCCGCGATTTGGTGCTCCGACTCGGTCGGGTCGACGACGTCGACACGACGTGGGTCAATGGCCAAAAACTCGGCACCACCACCGGCTACATGACCTTGCGCCGCTACGAGATTCCGGCCGCGCTGCTCAAGCCCTCCGGTAACGTTGTCACAGTGCGGATCATCGACACCGGCGGCGGCGGCGGCATCTGGGACCCGGCGACCGCGCTCGACCTCGCGCCCTCCGATGGCAGCGCGCCTGCGATCAATCTCTCTGGTTCGTGGCACTATCAACTCGTCGCCGATCTGCAGACTACGCCGCGTCCGCCCATGGACGTGAGCAATTCCGCCAGTTCGCCCATCGGACTCTACAACGGCATGATCGCCCCGCTTGTGCCCTACGCGATTCGCGGCGTCACCTTCTATCAAGGCGAGGCCAACGCCGGTCGCTCCACTCAATACCGCACCCTCCTACCCGCCCTCATCGCCGATTGGCGCACCCAATGGTCGCAGCCAGAACTGCCATTTCTCTTCGTGCAGATCGCACCCTTCGAAGGCCAACCGCCCGAGATCCGCGAAGCCCAACTCCTCGCCTGGCAAGCCACCGAAAACACCGCCATGATCGTCACCACCGACGTCGGTGACGCCACCGACATTCATCCCGCCCACAAGGAACCCGTCGGTGCCCGCCTCGCCCTCGCCGCCCGCGCCCTCGCCTACGATGAAGACCTCGTCTATTCCGGTCCCGTCTACGACTCCATGTCGATCGATGGCCACGCGGCTGCTGTGCGCTTCAAGCACGCCGCCAACGGCCTCGTTGCGCCCGGCGGCGAGTTGCAAGGCTTCACCATCGCGGGCGAGGACGGCGTATTTCATCCCGCCACGGCCAAAATCGTCGGCCACACCGTTGTCGTCACCGCCGCCACCGTGCCCGCGCCCACCGCGGTCCGCTACGCTTGGACCAACGTCGCCACCGGCAATCTCTTCAACACCGCCGGCCTCCCCGCCTCCCCCTTCCGCACCGACCACCCGTAG
- a CDS encoding rhamnogalacturonidase produces MASPSFNIRDHGAVGDGIALDSPAINAAINAAADAGGGTVVFPAGTYLSFSVRLRSHITLHLESGATLLAATPAADFGSYDPILPNRWGDELQYQDFGHSHWRNSLIWGEDLTDIAITGLGLIDGLGLKRHANYPHVTMATGPNGTAASGSAPRPAPSAAPSLTQGNKAIALKNCRNVILRDFSLHRGGHFALLATGVDDLAITGLTLDTNRDGLDIDGCRRVTITDCTVNTPNDDAIVLKTSYALGELRPCEDITIRDCHVSGFDLGTVLDGTFGRTTERSPDRDGPTGRIKIGTESNGDFRRITIDNCTFRRSRGLALETVDGATIEDVTASNLTMQEVTNAPIFLRIGNRARGPEGTPIGQLRRVVIRDITADDVDGRFPIILAGLPGHPIEDVTLANIRVTSRGGITMADVAAQADTHVNAFFLRGDEPGVTGPRDPFTVPERERGYPEPSMFGLLPASALYARHVRDLNLRNVTVTINHPDERPPVVLDDAPSVTFVGGNLTP; encoded by the coding sequence ATGGCCTCTCCTTCCTTTAATATCCGCGACCATGGCGCCGTCGGCGACGGCATCGCGCTCGATTCGCCCGCCATCAATGCCGCCATCAACGCCGCGGCCGATGCCGGTGGCGGCACGGTTGTCTTTCCCGCCGGCACCTACCTGAGTTTCTCCGTGCGCCTGCGCAGCCACATCACGCTGCATCTTGAATCCGGCGCCACCCTGCTCGCTGCCACGCCCGCCGCAGATTTTGGATCCTACGACCCCATCCTCCCCAACCGTTGGGGCGACGAGCTTCAGTATCAGGATTTTGGACACAGCCATTGGCGCAACAGTCTCATCTGGGGCGAAGACCTGACCGACATCGCCATCACCGGCCTCGGCCTCATTGACGGACTCGGCCTCAAGCGCCACGCCAACTACCCGCACGTCACCATGGCGACCGGACCCAACGGCACCGCCGCCAGCGGCTCCGCACCCCGACCCGCTCCGTCGGCCGCCCCTTCGCTCACTCAGGGCAACAAGGCCATCGCGCTGAAGAATTGCCGCAACGTCATCCTGCGCGATTTCTCCCTGCACCGCGGTGGTCACTTCGCGCTGCTCGCCACCGGTGTCGATGATCTCGCCATCACGGGCCTCACGCTCGACACCAATCGCGACGGACTCGACATCGATGGCTGTCGCCGCGTGACCATCACCGATTGCACCGTCAACACGCCCAACGACGACGCCATTGTGCTCAAAACCAGCTACGCGCTCGGCGAGCTGCGACCGTGTGAGGACATCACCATTCGAGATTGTCACGTCAGCGGCTTCGATCTGGGCACCGTGCTCGATGGCACCTTCGGCCGCACCACGGAACGCTCACCCGATCGCGATGGCCCCACCGGCCGCATTAAAATCGGCACCGAATCCAACGGCGACTTTCGCCGCATCACCATCGACAACTGCACCTTTCGGCGCTCTCGCGGACTCGCCCTCGAAACCGTCGACGGCGCGACCATTGAAGATGTCACCGCCTCGAATCTCACGATGCAGGAAGTGACCAATGCGCCGATCTTTCTGCGTATCGGCAACCGGGCCCGGGGGCCGGAGGGCACGCCTATCGGCCAACTGCGTCGCGTGGTCATTCGCGACATCACGGCCGACGATGTTGACGGTCGCTTTCCCATCATTCTCGCCGGCCTGCCCGGCCATCCCATCGAGGATGTCACCCTGGCCAACATTCGGGTCACCTCGCGGGGCGGCATTACCATGGCCGATGTCGCCGCCCAGGCCGACACCCACGTTAACGCGTTCTTTCTTCGGGGCGACGAACCCGGCGTCACCGGGCCGCGCGACCCTTTCACCGTGCCTGAACGCGAGCGAGGTTACCCCGAACCCAGCATGTTCGGCCTGCTGCCCGCATCCGCGCTCTATGCCCGTCATGTTCGCGACCTCAATCTGCGCAACGTCACCGTCACCATCAACCACCCCGACGAACGCCCGCCCGTCGTGCTCGACGACGCTCCGTCCGTCACCTTTGTCGGAGGCAACCTCACCCCATGA